A section of the Elizabethkingia anophelis R26 genome encodes:
- a CDS encoding TonB-dependent receptor, with translation MKKRIICAIALLSFGLAFSQETTSKILGRLKGSNSEVTVRVTHLPTNSTFETKSNNKGIYSLDNLQPGGPYKIEITEGSNLIYSNNNLQLSLGNNDLPVVEINSSKEKTIDEVKLTANKKTAVKYGVGISQSQISGLPNINRGIQDVTKLIPQSANNSFNGTNFRYNNVTIDGSINNDAIGFSPSLGGQTGTSGMPGSSTRSNSISLDAIQDVQVYIAPYDVKLGNFLGGSINAVTRSGSNNVDGSIYFYGRNAAITGKNRVGDNSKMPSSFEDYIAGGRIGLPVVKDKVFLFTNFEYTKRTDPVFYNAGEPGSLVDNATAAKIARDVQNRYGFDIGSYNQYNNFSESGKLFTKLDWKLNDKHSLSIKNNTVFSQASNLERDGANFRFSSIDFTQRNTASTTTLELKSRFNSKWSNNLIVGYSSIHDYRDPSSQNKMFPQVEISYNGGTILFGNDREATVFNMKQKTFEITNNLTYKTGIHNFLLGTHNELYNIDYGFVNALNGRISYKNLDDFFASKPARIRGTYPFNGDNRETLFNNPYAHYKVNMLSLYLQDEINLGRLRLSPGIRVDYTDLPNKPQLSPQVNASPNDPNFGNTYTYTPLNQLTNKYLSKPTLSPRLGFNLDITENKSVVLRGGSGIFAGRIPFAWLGYAYYNDGVGFGSYDYNSPTSAQLTTNGDPLVSGNFAKWQNSSKVQVDLIDNNFKMPRVWRSSLALDYTLAGYKLTLEGIYTKVIYDLMFQQVNKTDKVTYYSYDTNHEMPVYTTNINSNFSNAYMLSNTKEGYRYNLTVQLAKSYNFGFNFFAAYTYGDAKDITNGIRNSMESNWQMNQSLTPNNPALATSNFAIKNRIVANLGYGINLSETNRLSANVYFNAQSGNPFSWGFVNSTIANTGQAAGLAYIFKDAAEAAKYLVPYKDGGGNTISTQQQVSDYENFINSNKYLSSRRGKFTERNGDFTPWNVQADFRIMDEIKLSNKNKNTIQISFSIMNITNLLNKDWGKVYFVPNTFNSTASVGLTKVGNVSGNVPEAGDPTYNFKTPGTPYTIDQFSSRFQGQLGIRYNF, from the coding sequence ATGAAGAAAAGAATTATTTGCGCTATTGCCCTTTTATCATTTGGCTTAGCATTCTCACAGGAAACCACTTCCAAAATTCTTGGAAGATTAAAAGGTTCCAATTCGGAAGTAACAGTAAGAGTAACTCACTTACCTACTAACAGCACTTTCGAAACAAAAAGTAACAACAAAGGAATATACAGCCTGGACAACCTTCAGCCTGGCGGGCCGTACAAGATAGAGATTACTGAAGGCTCTAATCTTATCTACTCCAACAACAACCTTCAACTTTCATTAGGAAACAATGATCTGCCTGTGGTAGAAATAAATTCATCTAAAGAAAAAACAATTGACGAAGTAAAGCTGACAGCTAATAAAAAGACAGCAGTAAAATACGGAGTAGGGATTAGCCAATCTCAAATATCAGGACTCCCAAACATCAACAGAGGCATACAGGATGTTACAAAATTAATTCCTCAGAGCGCAAACAACTCTTTTAACGGAACCAACTTCCGTTACAACAACGTTACCATAGACGGATCTATAAACAATGACGCAATCGGATTCAGTCCATCATTAGGGGGACAGACAGGAACTTCCGGAATGCCAGGAAGCAGCACACGCTCCAACTCTATCAGCTTAGACGCTATTCAGGATGTACAGGTATATATCGCTCCTTACGATGTAAAACTAGGAAACTTCTTAGGTGGTAGTATAAATGCTGTAACCCGAAGCGGAAGTAACAATGTTGACGGATCTATTTATTTCTACGGAAGAAATGCAGCTATTACTGGTAAAAACAGAGTAGGTGATAATTCTAAAATGCCAAGTTCTTTTGAAGACTATATTGCTGGTGGAAGAATTGGACTCCCCGTTGTAAAAGACAAGGTGTTCTTATTTACCAATTTCGAATACACCAAGAGAACGGATCCTGTTTTTTATAACGCAGGTGAACCCGGATCTTTAGTGGATAATGCTACAGCGGCAAAGATAGCCAGAGATGTACAAAACCGCTACGGATTCGACATAGGAAGCTACAATCAGTACAATAACTTTTCTGAGAGTGGAAAACTTTTCACGAAATTGGACTGGAAATTAAATGATAAACATTCACTTTCCATCAAAAATAACACCGTATTCTCTCAGGCATCAAACCTTGAAAGAGATGGTGCAAACTTCCGTTTTTCAAGCATAGATTTTACGCAAAGAAATACGGCCTCCACAACAACATTAGAACTAAAAAGCCGTTTCAACAGCAAATGGAGCAACAACTTAATCGTAGGATATTCTTCAATCCATGATTACAGAGATCCATCTTCTCAGAACAAGATGTTCCCTCAGGTTGAAATATCTTATAATGGTGGAACAATATTATTCGGAAATGACAGAGAAGCAACTGTATTCAACATGAAACAGAAAACCTTCGAAATCACGAATAACTTAACATACAAAACAGGTATACATAATTTCTTATTAGGAACCCATAACGAATTATACAATATCGATTATGGTTTTGTAAATGCATTAAACGGAAGAATATCTTATAAAAATCTAGACGATTTCTTCGCGTCAAAACCTGCCAGAATAAGAGGAACATACCCTTTTAATGGCGACAACAGAGAAACACTATTCAACAACCCTTATGCACATTACAAAGTTAATATGCTCTCCTTATACCTTCAGGATGAAATCAATTTAGGAAGATTGAGATTATCACCTGGTATCAGAGTTGACTACACCGACCTTCCAAATAAGCCACAATTAAGCCCTCAGGTAAATGCTTCTCCGAATGATCCAAATTTTGGAAATACCTATACCTATACACCACTTAATCAACTTACCAATAAATACCTTAGCAAACCAACTTTATCTCCAAGACTTGGCTTCAATTTAGATATTACAGAAAACAAATCTGTTGTATTAAGAGGAGGCTCCGGTATTTTTGCAGGAAGGATTCCATTTGCATGGCTTGGATATGCATATTACAACGACGGCGTAGGATTCGGAAGTTACGACTACAACTCACCTACATCAGCTCAGTTAACAACAAACGGAGATCCTTTAGTAAGCGGAAACTTTGCCAAATGGCAAAACTCATCTAAAGTTCAGGTAGACTTAATTGATAATAATTTCAAAATGCCACGTGTATGGAGGAGTTCACTTGCTTTAGATTATACACTTGCAGGCTACAAATTAACATTAGAAGGTATCTACACTAAAGTAATATATGATCTGATGTTCCAACAGGTAAACAAAACAGACAAGGTTACATACTACAGCTACGATACCAATCATGAAATGCCGGTTTACACAACCAACATCAACAGTAACTTCTCTAATGCATATATGCTTTCCAATACCAAGGAAGGATACCGTTACAACCTGACAGTACAATTAGCTAAATCATATAATTTTGGTTTCAATTTCTTCGCAGCCTATACTTATGGTGATGCAAAAGATATTACCAATGGTATCAGAAATTCAATGGAAAGTAACTGGCAAATGAACCAATCTTTGACACCTAACAATCCTGCATTGGCAACATCTAACTTTGCAATCAAAAACAGAATCGTTGCTAACTTAGGTTATGGTATCAATTTATCTGAAACTAACAGACTTTCTGCTAACGTTTACTTCAATGCACAGTCTGGTAATCCATTCTCTTGGGGATTTGTCAACAGCACTATTGCCAATACAGGACAAGCTGCCGGTTTAGCTTATATCTTCAAAGATGCTGCAGAAGCTGCCAAATACCTGGTTCCTTATAAAGACGGAGGAGGAAACACTATAAGCACCCAACAACAGGTATCTGATTATGAAAACTTCATCAACAGCAACAAATACCTAAGCAGCAGAAGAGGTAAATTTACAGAACGTAATGGTGATTTCACACCTTGGAACGTTCAGGCTGACTTCAGAATAATGGACGAGATAAAACTGAGCAATAAGAATAAAAACACGATTCAGATCTCATTCAGTATTATGAATATCACCAATTTACTGAACAAAGATTGGGGTAAAGTTTACTTTGTACCAAACACATTTAACTCTACAGCAAGTGTAGGCTTAACTAAAGTAGGCAATGTTAGTGGTAACGTTCCGGAAGCCGGAGATCCAACTTACAACTTCAAAACACCCGGAACCCCATATACGATAGATCAATTCTCGTCCAGATTCCAGGGACAGTTAGGAATCAGATACAACTTCTAA
- a CDS encoding ABC transporter ATP-binding protein, with the protein MITIENLEKSYDTGKSKLHVLKGINLNIKEGEFVSIMGSSGSGKSTLLNIIGILDEADSGVYELAGVPIKNLNEVKAADYRSKFLGFIFQSFNLISYKTALENVALPLYYQNVSRKERNKKALEYLEKVGLAQWADHLPSELSGGQKQRVAIARALITNPKVILADEPTGALDSKTTYDIMKLLQEINNEGKTIVVVTHEPDVAAQTKRNVILKDGVIESDEFIQQLVLE; encoded by the coding sequence ATGATTACAATTGAGAATCTTGAAAAATCTTATGACACCGGAAAAAGCAAACTTCATGTTCTGAAAGGGATCAACCTGAATATTAAAGAAGGTGAGTTTGTATCTATTATGGGGTCATCCGGCTCAGGAAAATCTACTTTACTTAATATTATAGGAATATTAGATGAAGCTGATTCAGGAGTTTATGAATTGGCAGGAGTTCCGATTAAAAATCTTAACGAGGTAAAAGCGGCAGACTACAGAAGTAAATTCTTAGGTTTCATTTTTCAGTCATTCAATCTGATCTCTTACAAAACAGCATTGGAAAATGTAGCGTTACCACTTTATTATCAAAATGTTTCCAGAAAGGAAAGAAATAAAAAAGCACTGGAATATCTGGAGAAAGTAGGTCTTGCTCAGTGGGCAGATCACTTACCCAGCGAACTTTCCGGAGGACAAAAACAGAGGGTAGCTATTGCCAGAGCTCTTATTACTAATCCAAAAGTAATTCTGGCGGATGAACCTACAGGTGCACTGGATTCCAAAACGACATATGATATTATGAAACTATTACAGGAGATTAATAACGAAGGAAAAACAATTGTAGTTGTAACCCATGAACCTGATGTTGCTGCACAAACCAAACGTAATGTTATCCTGAAAGATGGTGTTATTGAAAGTGACGAATTTATCCAACAATTAGTGTTAGAATAA
- a CDS encoding ribonucleoside-diphosphate reductase subunit alpha codes for MMEEQNIWWLNEESEQMLNRGYLLKGETVKGAIERITTAAAKRLYKPELQPAFEEMITKGWISFSSPVWANMGTQRGLPISCFNVHIPDSIEGITHKMGEVIMQTKIGGGTSGYFGELRHRGTAVTDNGKSSGAVSFMKLFDTAMDVVSQGGVRRGAFAAYLDIDHGDIEEFLSIKDIGSPIQNLFTGVCVPDYWMQDMIDGDIEKRKIWARVLESRQQKGLPYIFFSDNVNRNKPQVYKDLGLTVNASNLCSEIMLPSSMEESFICCLSSMNLELYDEWKDTDAVKLAIYFLDAVLSEFIDKTEGNYYLQGARNFAMRHRALGLGVLGYHSYLQKNMIPFESFEATQFNARAFRHIKEQAEQASRELANIYGEPELLKGYGVRNTTTMAIAPTTSSSAILGQTSPGIEPFASNYYKAGLAKGNFMRKNKYLAKLLEEKGIDNEETWRTIMLNHGSVQHLAELTEEEKAVFKTFKEISPMEIISQAAQRQQYIDQAQSLNLQIPSTMPVKDVNYLYIEAWKKGVKTLYYQRSSSVSKELMVNFVSCSSCEA; via the coding sequence ATTATGGAAGAACAAAACATATGGTGGCTGAATGAAGAGTCCGAGCAAATGCTGAACAGAGGATATTTGCTGAAAGGGGAAACTGTAAAAGGTGCCATCGAAAGAATTACAACTGCTGCGGCAAAAAGACTGTATAAGCCAGAATTGCAACCAGCTTTTGAAGAAATGATTACAAAGGGCTGGATAAGCTTTTCTTCTCCGGTATGGGCTAATATGGGAACGCAGAGAGGTTTGCCTATTTCTTGTTTTAATGTTCATATTCCTGACAGCATAGAAGGTATTACTCACAAAATGGGAGAGGTTATTATGCAGACTAAGATTGGAGGAGGTACTTCCGGGTACTTTGGAGAACTTCGTCACCGCGGTACTGCTGTAACCGATAATGGAAAGTCTTCCGGGGCTGTTTCTTTTATGAAGCTTTTCGATACTGCTATGGATGTGGTTTCTCAGGGTGGAGTTCGTCGTGGAGCTTTCGCTGCATATCTGGATATTGACCATGGTGATATTGAAGAATTCCTTTCTATTAAGGATATCGGAAGTCCAATTCAGAATTTATTTACCGGTGTTTGTGTGCCAGACTACTGGATGCAGGATATGATTGATGGTGATATTGAGAAGCGTAAAATCTGGGCGAGGGTGTTAGAGAGTCGTCAACAAAAAGGATTACCATATATTTTCTTCAGTGATAATGTAAACAGAAACAAGCCTCAGGTATATAAGGATTTAGGATTAACAGTTAATGCGAGTAACCTTTGCTCGGAAATTATGCTGCCTTCTTCTATGGAAGAATCATTTATCTGTTGTTTGTCTTCTATGAATCTTGAGCTATATGACGAATGGAAAGATACAGATGCTGTAAAGCTCGCAATTTACTTCCTGGATGCTGTTTTATCTGAGTTTATAGATAAAACTGAAGGTAACTACTATCTACAGGGGGCAAGAAACTTTGCAATGCGTCACAGAGCTTTAGGTTTAGGTGTATTAGGATATCACTCTTACCTGCAAAAGAATATGATTCCATTTGAAAGTTTTGAGGCTACTCAGTTCAATGCAAGAGCATTCAGACATATTAAAGAGCAAGCGGAGCAAGCTTCGAGAGAATTGGCTAATATTTATGGAGAGCCTGAATTACTAAAAGGTTATGGTGTAAGAAATACAACCACTATGGCTATCGCTCCGACAACCTCCAGTTCGGCAATTTTAGGACAAACATCTCCTGGAATTGAGCCATTTGCTTCTAACTATTATAAGGCCGGTCTTGCAAAAGGTAACTTTATGCGTAAGAACAAATATTTAGCAAAGTTACTGGAAGAAAAAGGTATTGATAATGAAGAAACATGGAGAACAATTATGTTAAACCATGGCTCTGTTCAGCATCTTGCAGAACTTACTGAGGAAGAAAAAGCAGTATTCAAGACCTTTAAAGAAATTTCTCCAATGGAGATTATTTCTCAGGCTGCACAAAGACAACAATATATTGATCAGGCACAGTCACTTAATTTACAAATACCGTCTACAATGCCTGTGAAGGATGTTAATTATCTTTATATAGAAGCATGGAAGAAGGGGGTGAAAACATTATACTACCAGAGAAGTTCTTCAGTTTCTAAAGAATTAATGGTAAACTTTGTTTCTTGTTCTTCTTGTGAAGCGTAA
- a CDS encoding ribonucleotide-diphosphate reductase subunit beta: protein MGIFDKRISYKPFEYPEVLQFIEAINKSFWVHSEVDFTADVQDFHSQLEPHEKHAVKNALLAIAQIEVSVKTFWGNLYNHLPKPELNGLGATFAECEFRHSEAYSRLLEVLGYNDEFMNVVEIPAVKKRIDFLTNVLKHANSATPKEYVSSLLLFSILIENVSLFSQFAIILSFTRFKGYMKNVSNIIAWTSVDEQIHANAGIYLINKIREEQPELLTDSDIEDIYTLVDQSVELEAEILDWIFELGELSNFSKEDLLNFMKYRVDDSLKKINMATRYNVSPEQYRPMMWFEEEVFANSMDDFFAKRPVDYTKHDKSITANDLF, encoded by the coding sequence ATGGGAATTTTCGATAAACGAATCAGTTACAAGCCTTTTGAGTACCCAGAGGTCTTACAATTTATAGAAGCAATTAACAAATCATTTTGGGTACATTCCGAGGTAGATTTTACAGCAGACGTGCAGGATTTCCACTCACAGTTGGAACCTCACGAGAAACATGCGGTAAAAAATGCATTGTTGGCAATTGCACAAATTGAAGTATCGGTAAAGACATTTTGGGGGAATTTATATAATCACCTGCCGAAGCCTGAATTAAATGGTTTAGGAGCTACTTTTGCAGAGTGTGAATTCCGTCATTCAGAAGCTTATTCACGTTTATTGGAGGTATTAGGCTACAATGACGAATTTATGAATGTCGTTGAAATTCCTGCGGTAAAGAAAAGAATTGATTTCCTGACTAATGTACTGAAGCATGCAAATTCTGCAACACCTAAAGAGTATGTTTCTTCTCTATTGTTGTTTAGTATTTTAATTGAAAACGTTTCGCTATTCTCTCAGTTTGCCATTATTCTTTCGTTTACAAGATTCAAAGGCTACATGAAAAATGTATCCAATATTATTGCATGGACATCTGTGGATGAGCAAATACATGCTAATGCCGGGATCTATTTAATTAACAAAATCAGAGAAGAACAGCCTGAACTACTTACAGATTCTGATATCGAAGATATTTATACATTAGTAGACCAGTCTGTAGAACTGGAAGCAGAAATCCTTGACTGGATATTCGAATTAGGTGAACTAAGTAATTTCTCTAAAGAAGATTTGCTGAACTTTATGAAGTACCGTGTAGATGATAGTTTGAAAAAGATCAACATGGCAACACGTTACAATGTTTCTCCGGAGCAGTATCGCCCAATGATGTGGTTTGAAGAAGAAGTCTTTGCTAACTCTATGGATGACTTCTTTGCGAAGAGACCAGTGGATTATACCAAACATGATAAGAGTATTACCGCAAACGATTTGTTTTAA